A single window of Dermochelys coriacea isolate rDerCor1 chromosome 14, rDerCor1.pri.v4, whole genome shotgun sequence DNA harbors:
- the LOC119842510 gene encoding olfactory receptor 14A16-like translates to MSNRTTVTEFLLLGFSDVRELQILHFMVFLVLYLAALTGNLLIIIAIALDHHLHTPMYFFLMSLSILDLGSISVTIPKSMANSLMNTRSISYSGCVAQVFFLIFFAVADFAILTIMAYDRYVAICKPLHYETIMNRRACVQMTASAWISVILYASLHTGNTFSITFCGGNMVDQFFCEIPQLLKLACSNSYLSEFGIIGFGVCLTLSCFVFIIVTYVQILTTVLRIPSEQGRHKTFSTCLPHFIVISMFLSTVVFAYMKPISSSPSALDLVVAVLYSVLPPVMNPIIYSIRNKEIKASLRKLTGWRLFNKNKMSAFL, encoded by the coding sequence TGCAGATTTTGCACTTCATGGTGTTTCTAGTGCTTTATCTGGCAGCCCTGACAGGGAATCTTCTCATCATCATAGCCATAGCTCTTGACCACCACcttcacacccccatgtacttcttcctgaTGAGTTTGTCCATCCTAGACCTCGGCTCCATCTCTGTCACCATCCCCAAATCTATGGCCAATTCCCTTATGAACACCAGGTCCATTTCCTATTCTGGATGTGTTGCCCAAGTCTTTTTCCTCATCTTCTTTGCTGTAGCCGACTTCGCCATACTCACCATCATGGCGTACGATCGATACGTTGCTATCTGCAAACCACTGCACTATGAGACTATAATGAACAGGAGAGCTTGTGTCCAAATGACAGCCAGTGCCTGGATCAGTGTAATTCTCTATGCTTCATTGCATACCGGGAACACGTTTTCGATAACCTTCTGTGGAGGCAACATGGTGGATCAGTTCTTCTGTGAAATCCCCCAGCTACTCAAGCTCGCCTGCTCTAACTCGTACCTCAGTGAATTTGGGATTATTGGATTTGGTGTGTGTTTAACCCTCagttgctttgtttttataattgTGACATATGTTCAGATCTTGACCACGGTATTGAGAATCCCCTCTGAGCAGGGCCGACATAAAACCTTCTCCACATGCCTTCCTCACTTCATTGTAATTTCCATGTTTCTTTCCACTGTTGTCTTTGCCTACATGAAACCCATCTCCAGCTCTCCATCAGCTCTGGATCTCgtggtagctgttctctattcCGTGCTGCCGCCTGTTATGAATCCGATCATCTACAGCATAAGGAACAAGGAAATCAAAGCTTCCCTGAGGAAACTGACTGGGTGGAGGTTATTCAACAAGAATAAAATGTCTGCGTTTCTCTGA